In Aerosakkonema funiforme FACHB-1375, a single genomic region encodes these proteins:
- a CDS encoding J domain-containing protein has translation MTDLNHYQTLQVNPQATQAEIKQSYRRLAKVYHPDSQHKEANHEHIVELNAAYEVLSDPHKRQSYDRQLRHPSATAAGDWQQRTKAAQKQYQKQRKNARDTDEQIELWLHQVYQPVNRLLCRILNSLEDSIEELSADPFDDRLMEAFQDYLKECRDFLEQAQRYFRSMPNPAQVASVAASLYYCLDRVGDGINELEFFTFNYDESYLHAGHEMFRIAARLRREAQAALRSVAA, from the coding sequence ATGACCGATCTCAATCACTATCAAACCCTGCAAGTCAATCCGCAGGCAACTCAAGCTGAAATTAAACAATCTTATCGCCGTTTGGCAAAGGTTTATCATCCAGATAGCCAGCACAAAGAAGCCAATCACGAACATATCGTTGAGCTTAACGCTGCCTATGAAGTACTTAGCGATCCTCATAAGCGACAGTCATACGATCGACAATTACGCCATCCCTCCGCTACTGCTGCTGGCGATTGGCAACAACGTACTAAAGCAGCGCAAAAACAATACCAAAAACAGCGAAAAAATGCAAGAGATACTGACGAGCAAATTGAGCTATGGTTGCACCAAGTTTATCAGCCTGTGAATCGCCTGCTTTGTCGGATTCTCAATTCTCTGGAGGATAGTATAGAAGAACTTTCTGCTGACCCATTTGACGATCGACTTATGGAAGCTTTTCAAGATTACCTGAAAGAGTGTCGCGACTTTTTAGAGCAAGCTCAGCGTTATTTTCGTTCGATGCCCAATCCCGCCCAAGTCGCTAGCGTGGCGGCAAGTCTTTATTATTGTCTCGATCGAGTTGGGGATGGTATTAACGAGTTAGAGTTCTTCACCTTCAACTACGATGAGAGCTATCTGCACGCAGGTCACGAAATGTTTAGAATTGCCGCTAGATTGCGGCGCGAAGCCCAAGCTGCCTTAAGAAGCGTTGCAGCTTAG
- a CDS encoding 6-pyruvoyl trahydropterin synthase family protein, translating to MKCIINRRAQFSASHRYWLPELSDAENIKRFGASTRAPGHGHNYVLFVYMAGELDEYGMVLNLSDVKHVIKREVTSQLDFSYLNEVWPEFQQTLPTTESIARVIWQRLAPHLPLVRIQLFEHPELWADYLGNGMEAYLSIATHFSAAHRLARPDLSYEKNCEIYGKCARPNGHGHNYHLEVTVKGEIDQRTGMIVDLPALQKVVDDYVVEPFDHTFLNKDIPYFAEVVPTAENIAIHIRDLLQEPIRELGAQLHKVKLVESPNNSCEVYVTQSESGAVNGKMKEPVLIRV from the coding sequence ATGAAATGTATTATCAATCGTCGGGCTCAGTTTTCAGCCAGCCATAGGTACTGGTTGCCAGAATTGAGTGACGCCGAAAACATTAAACGCTTTGGCGCTTCCACCCGCGCACCCGGACACGGACATAATTATGTCCTGTTTGTTTATATGGCGGGCGAACTCGATGAGTACGGTATGGTGCTGAACTTATCTGATGTGAAGCACGTAATCAAGCGAGAAGTTACCAGCCAACTGGACTTTTCCTATCTCAACGAAGTCTGGCCAGAATTTCAGCAGACTTTACCGACTACAGAAAGCATAGCGCGGGTAATTTGGCAGCGGCTAGCTCCTCACTTACCCTTAGTGCGAATTCAACTGTTTGAACATCCAGAACTTTGGGCAGATTATCTAGGAAACGGAATGGAAGCTTATCTCAGCATTGCCACTCATTTTAGCGCCGCTCATCGGCTCGCTCGTCCTGACCTCAGCTACGAAAAAAATTGCGAGATTTACGGTAAGTGCGCTCGCCCCAACGGGCACGGTCACAATTACCATTTGGAAGTGACAGTGAAAGGAGAAATTGACCAGCGCACGGGTATGATTGTGGATTTACCAGCTTTGCAAAAGGTAGTTGACGATTATGTGGTTGAGCCTTTCGATCACACTTTCTTAAATAAAGATATTCCTTACTTTGCAGAAGTCGTTCCTACAGCAGAAAATATTGCTATTCACATCCGGGATTTACTGCAAGAACCGATTCGGGAATTGGGCGCTCAGCTTCACAAAGTTAAGTTGGTGGAAAGCCCCAATAAT